The Salvelinus namaycush isolate Seneca chromosome 1, SaNama_1.0, whole genome shotgun sequence genome has a window encoding:
- the LOC120024888 gene encoding transcobalamin-2-like, with the protein MYALYIVSGLLALVASKPCDPIGSEHSELLLSLNKKLLRSLEDQETSPNPSVHLALRLSTHHNLGKESDHLNALKTDLHNDIESSLANSQPVVGLLALYTLALKASCYDLNTLTFTVNQRSETLLTYLKRQMALEKEHITFSHRPLTNYYQYSLGVLALCVSGVRVNSHVSKKLVGAVDHGHIKHGDSDCIDTFAMAGMALQCLKESDTQVQDAALDKALGVIKQKLLDSRRADGHMGNEFSTGLAVQALLAMGSQVQECSTSMEAMRSDVRKGTYRNPMAMSQILPALQQKTYLQVKGKQCRNEDDSLVLEARQPVMVLQSNTKVALKLEVVKSHGAPDVYSVDVPTGTSLVYALELLQKKNIGFTFEKETSLWGPFLSVVNGERARQTDRRYWRLSSDGNALSQGIKDFKIETAQKITLENTSY; encoded by the exons ATCCTATAGGATCGGAACATAGTGAGCTGCTCCTCTCACTCAATAAGAAGCTGCTGCGTTCTCTGGAGGACCAGGAAACATCCCCTAATCCGAGTGTGCACCTGGCCCTGCGTCTGTCCACTCACCACAACCTTGGCAAGGAGAGTGATCACCTGAATGCACTCAAAACAGATTTACACAATGACATTGAGAG CTCTCTGGCTAATAGCCAGCCAGTGGTGGGTCTCCTGGCCCTTTACACTCTGGCCCTGAAGGCCTCCTGCTATGATCTCAACACCCTGACCTTCACCGTCAACCAGAGGAGCGAGACCCTGCTGACTTATCTCAAGAGACAGATGGCACTGGAGAAAGAGCACATCACCT tcagTCACCGTCCTCTGACAAATTACTACCAGTACTCTCTAGGCGTGCTGgcactgtgtgtgagtggagtTAGAGTCAACTCTCACGTGAGCAAGAAGCTCGTCGGGGCTGTAGACCATGGACATATCAAACACGGAGACTCCGATTGCATCG ACACGTTTGCCATGGCTGGAATGGCCCTACAGTGCCTGAAGGAGTCTGACACTCAGGTGCAGGATGCGGCTCTTGACAAGGCCCTGGGCGTCATCAAGCAGAAGCTACTGGACTCCCGGCGGGCTGATGGTCACATGGGAAATGAGTTCAGCACAGGCCTGGCAGTGCAG GCCTTGCTGGCTATGGGCAGCCAGGTGCAGGAGTGTTCTACCTCAATGGAAGCCATGAGGTCAGATGTGAGGAAGGGAACATATCGCAACCCCATGGCCATGTCACAAATTCTGCCTGCCCTCCAGCAAAAGACCTATCTGCAAGTCAAGGGAAAGCAGTGCCGCAATGAGGATG ACAGCCTGGTCCTGGAAGCCAGGCAGCCAGTGATGGTGTTACAGAGCAATACCAAAGTAGCCCTCAAGTTGGAGGTGGTCAAATCACATGGGGCTCCTGATGTCTATTCTGTTGACGTGCCAACGGGCACCTCGTTGGTTTATGCCCTTGAACTCCTTCAAAAGAAGAACATTGGCTTCAC GTTTGAGAAGGAGACCAGCCTGTGGGGACCCTTCCTGAGCGTGGTGAATGGGGAACGGGCTCGACAGACCGACCGTAGATACTGGCGCCTCTCCTCAGACGGCAACGCTCTCAGCCAGG GTATCAAAGACTTCAAGATTGAGACGGCTCAAAAGATCACCCTCGAAAACACCAGCTACTGA